A genomic stretch from Neodiprion fabricii isolate iyNeoFabr1 chromosome 3, iyNeoFabr1.1, whole genome shotgun sequence includes:
- the LOC124177353 gene encoding chromobox protein homolog 1-like isoform X1, with protein MKTKMSKTKDSPVADGETEEEFSVEKVLDRRVVKGKVEYYLKWKGYSNDENTWEPEENLDCPDLIAQFEEQRKKREAVGSGKKDEKEQKKRKSSSTPTPTAPSKKKVTEDKKPEGFDRNLEPERIIGATDSSGELMFLMKWKGTDDADLVPARIANEKCPQIVIRFYEERLTWHSPTHDEENNKADPE; from the exons ATGAag ACTAAAATGAGTAAAACTAAAGATTCGCCTGTCGCGGATGGAGAAACTGAGGAGGAGTTCAGTGTTGAGAAAGTTTTGGATAGACGTGTCGTAAAGGGAAAAGTTGAATATTATCTAAAATGGAAAGGATACAGTAACGATGAAAACACATGGGAACCAGAGGAAAACCTTGATTGTCCAGATCTGATAGCACAGTTTGAAGAACAGCGTAAAAAAAGAGAAGCTGTAGGCAGTggaaagaaagatgaaaaggAACAGAAGAAACGAAAGAGTTCGTCCACACCAACTCCAACAGCTCCCTCAAAGAAAAAGGTTACTGAAGATAAGAAACCTGAAG gTTTTGACCGAAATTTAGAACCAGAAAGAATTATTGGAGCGACTGACTCTAGTGGTGAATTAATGTTTTTGATGAAATGGAAGGGTACGGACGATGCAGATCTTGTTCCAGCAAGGATAGCTAACGAAAAATGTCCCCAAATCGTAATTAGATTTTATGAAGAACGTCTAACCTGGCATAGTCCAACCCATGACGAAGAAAACAACAAAGCCGATCCTGAGTAG
- the LOC124177353 gene encoding chromobox protein homolog 1-like isoform X2 — protein MSKTKDSPVADGETEEEFSVEKVLDRRVVKGKVEYYLKWKGYSNDENTWEPEENLDCPDLIAQFEEQRKKREAVGSGKKDEKEQKKRKSSSTPTPTAPSKKKVTEDKKPEGFDRNLEPERIIGATDSSGELMFLMKWKGTDDADLVPARIANEKCPQIVIRFYEERLTWHSPTHDEENNKADPE, from the exons ATGAGTAAAACTAAAGATTCGCCTGTCGCGGATGGAGAAACTGAGGAGGAGTTCAGTGTTGAGAAAGTTTTGGATAGACGTGTCGTAAAGGGAAAAGTTGAATATTATCTAAAATGGAAAGGATACAGTAACGATGAAAACACATGGGAACCAGAGGAAAACCTTGATTGTCCAGATCTGATAGCACAGTTTGAAGAACAGCGTAAAAAAAGAGAAGCTGTAGGCAGTggaaagaaagatgaaaaggAACAGAAGAAACGAAAGAGTTCGTCCACACCAACTCCAACAGCTCCCTCAAAGAAAAAGGTTACTGAAGATAAGAAACCTGAAG gTTTTGACCGAAATTTAGAACCAGAAAGAATTATTGGAGCGACTGACTCTAGTGGTGAATTAATGTTTTTGATGAAATGGAAGGGTACGGACGATGCAGATCTTGTTCCAGCAAGGATAGCTAACGAAAAATGTCCCCAAATCGTAATTAGATTTTATGAAGAACGTCTAACCTGGCATAGTCCAACCCATGACGAAGAAAACAACAAAGCCGATCCTGAGTAG